In Nostoc sp. UHCC 0926, a single genomic region encodes these proteins:
- the psaK gene encoding photosystem I reaction center subunit PsaK → MFTSTLLAAATTPLQWSPTVGLIIIIANIIAIVIGKSTIKYPNAEPKLPSVNFLGNFSLPALLASTAFGHILGVGAVLGLHNLGRI, encoded by the coding sequence GTGTTTACTTCAACCTTACTCGCTGCTGCAACCACACCTCTGCAATGGAGTCCAACAGTTGGACTGATTATCATTATTGCCAATATCATTGCCATTGTCATTGGCAAATCTACCATCAAGTATCCCAACGCAGAACCAAAACTACCCTCAGTCAATTTCCTGGGTAATTTTAGTTTACCAGCCCTTTTAGCAAGTACCGCCTTTGGTCATATTTTAGGAGTGGGCGCTGTCTTAGGGCTGCATAACCTGGGAAGAATTTAG
- a CDS encoding manganese catalase family protein, translated as MFFHKKDPIHTVKISEPNPRYAQLLLEQFGGATGELSAALQYWVQSFHVENAGIRDMLQDIALEEFGHLEMVGKLIEAHTKNVDQTEAFKSTLFAVRGMGPHFLDSQGNTWTASYLNEGGDVVRDLRANIAAEAGARQTYEALIKLATDQGTQETLVHLLTREISHTQMFMKALDSLGKLTDPFFGNVKPDETVALYYNLSTNGNGKDERGPWNSEPTFKYVADPLESHS; from the coding sequence TCACAAAAAAGACCCGATCCATACAGTAAAGATTAGTGAACCAAATCCTCGTTATGCTCAATTACTTCTAGAGCAGTTTGGTGGAGCTACTGGAGAACTTAGCGCAGCCCTGCAATATTGGGTTCAATCATTCCATGTTGAAAATGCTGGAATTAGAGATATGCTCCAAGATATTGCGCTCGAGGAATTCGGCCATTTAGAAATGGTTGGTAAACTCATCGAAGCTCATACCAAAAATGTGGATCAAACAGAGGCTTTTAAGAGCACTCTATTTGCAGTTCGAGGGATGGGGCCTCATTTTCTAGATAGCCAGGGTAATACTTGGACTGCAAGTTACTTAAATGAAGGCGGAGATGTAGTGCGTGATTTGAGAGCTAACATTGCAGCAGAAGCCGGTGCTCGTCAGACTTACGAAGCATTGATCAAGTTGGCAACCGACCAAGGAACCCAAGAGACTTTAGTCCATCTGTTAACACGAGAAATTTCTCATACTCAGATGTTTATGAAAGCTCTAGATTCACTGGGTAAGTTGACAGATCCATTCTTTGGTAATGTTAAGCCAGATGAAACTGTTGCTCTTTACTACAACCTATCTACAAACGGTAATGGTAAAGATGAGCGTGGCCCTTGGAATTCGGAGCCAACATTCAAATATGTTGCTGATCCGCTAGAAAGTCACTCTTAA